One window from the genome of Castellaniella sp. MT123 encodes:
- a CDS encoding mandelate racemase/muconate lactonizing enzyme family protein — MSTPESASFAAPAGAASAADGSGDRVVWIKLSLAFLPLPTPISDAKVFTGRQKPLTEVAMIFCEIRTRDGHEGLGFAYSKRAGGPGMYAHAKEIAPTLLGEDPSDIQRLWERLSWAGASVGRSGLTVQAIAPFDIALWDMKAKRAGLPLAKLLGAHRDSVRLYNTSGGFLSTPLDQVLDNVDASRARGIGGIKIKVGHPDHAVDLQRVDAVRKKLGDSFPLMVDANQQWDRMTAARMCRVLEQYGLTWIEEPLDAYDVQGHAALAATFDTPIATGEMLTSFREHAELIEAHASDFFQPDAPRVGGITQFLKIMQLADYHGLSMAPHFAMEVHLHLAAAYPREPWLEHFEWLEPLFNERLVMKDGRMLVPNRPGLGFTLSDQARAWTTETAECGKRP; from the coding sequence ATGTCTACCCCTGAATCCGCCTCGTTCGCCGCTCCTGCCGGTGCCGCCTCGGCCGCCGACGGAAGCGGTGACCGTGTTGTCTGGATCAAGCTGTCGCTGGCCTTTCTGCCGCTGCCGACACCCATCAGCGACGCCAAAGTCTTCACCGGTCGCCAGAAGCCGCTGACCGAAGTCGCCATGATTTTCTGCGAGATCCGCACCCGCGATGGCCACGAAGGCCTCGGGTTCGCGTATTCGAAGCGGGCGGGCGGCCCGGGTATGTATGCCCATGCCAAAGAGATCGCGCCGACCCTGCTGGGCGAGGATCCCAGCGATATCCAGCGGCTCTGGGAACGGCTGTCCTGGGCCGGCGCGTCCGTGGGCCGCAGCGGCCTGACCGTGCAGGCCATCGCCCCGTTCGACATCGCCTTGTGGGACATGAAGGCCAAGCGCGCCGGCCTGCCGCTGGCGAAATTGCTGGGCGCACATCGGGATTCGGTGCGCCTGTACAACACCTCGGGAGGCTTCCTGTCCACGCCGCTGGATCAGGTGCTGGACAATGTGGATGCTTCGCGGGCCCGTGGCATCGGCGGCATCAAGATCAAGGTCGGCCATCCGGACCATGCGGTCGATCTGCAGCGTGTCGATGCGGTGCGCAAGAAGCTGGGCGACAGCTTCCCGCTGATGGTCGATGCCAATCAGCAATGGGACCGGATGACGGCGGCCCGCATGTGCCGGGTGCTGGAACAGTACGGCCTGACCTGGATCGAGGAACCGCTGGACGCCTATGACGTCCAGGGCCACGCGGCGCTGGCGGCAACGTTCGACACGCCGATCGCCACCGGCGAGATGCTCACCAGCTTTCGCGAGCATGCGGAACTGATCGAGGCCCATGCGTCGGACTTCTTTCAGCCCGACGCGCCCCGTGTCGGCGGCATCACGCAGTTCCTGAAGATCATGCAGCTGGCCGACTATCACGGCCTGAGCATGGCGCCGCACTTCGCCATGGAAGTCCACCTGCATCTGGCGGCCGCCTATCCGCGCGAACCCTGGCTGGAACACTTCGAATGGCTGGAGCCGCTGTTCAACGAGCGTCTGGTGATGAAGGACGGGCGCATGCTGGTCCCGAATCGACCTGGCCTGGGCTTCACCCTCAGCGATCAGGCGCGCGCCTGGACGACGGAAACCGCCGAGTGCGGCAAGCGCCCTTGA